The DNA region CGTCTCGGGCCAGTTCTACAAGCAGTTCGCCCTCACCATCGCCGTGGCCACGCTGATTTCGGCTTTCAACTCCATCACCCTCAGCCCCGCGCTGGGCGCCATGCTGCTGAAGCCCAAAAGCGGTGAGGCCCATGCCCCAACCTCCAACCCCATCAAACTGCTTCTGGCGCGTTTCGCAGGCAAGTTCAACGAACGTTTCGACAAGGCAAGCCATGCCTATTCCGGCCTGGTGGCCACCGTCACCCGGCGCACGGGCATGGTGCTGGCCGTCTATGCCGGGCTTTTGCTCGTCACCGGCTGGATCACCAACCACGTACCCACCGGCTTCATCCCCATGCTTGATCAGGGCTATGCCATTGTGGTGCTGCAGTTGCCGGACGGCGCGTCCCTCTCACGCACCGATGCGGTTGTTAAGGAAGCCTCCAAGATCATCAACGAAACCCCCGGTGTCGACCATGCGGTTGCCTTCGCGGGCTTCAGCGGCGCCACCTTCACCAATGCCTCCAACGCCGCCGCCATCTTCGCCAAGCTTTCCTCCTTTGAGGATCGCGTCAAGAACCACCAGAACGCCATGTCGGTCATCGGCGCCTTGCAGGGCCGCCTGATGGGCATCAAGGACGCCTTCATCATCGTGGTGCCCCCGCCGCCGGTGCGTGGTCTTGGCACGGCGGGCGGCTTCAAGATGCAGGTGCAGGATCAGGCCGGCATCGGCCTCGCCCGCCTGCAGGAAGCCACCAACGCCGTCATCGGCGCCGCCCACCAGGACCCCCGCACGGCGGCCGTCTACACCACCTTCAGCTCCAGCACGCCGCAGGTCTATCTGGATATCGACCGCACCAAGGCGCAGATGCTGGACGTGCCCATTGGCAACATCTTTGAGACGCTTCAGGTCTATCTCGGCTCCTCTTACGTGAACGACTTCAATATCTTCGGCCGCGTCTATCAGGTAACTGCGCAGGCAGACCAGAATTTCCGTGTCCAGCCGGAGGATATCGGTCGCCTGAAAACGCGTAACACCAAGGGCGAGCTGGTGCCGCTCGGCACGCTGGTGAATGTGCGTAGCATCACCGGGCCGGATCTGGTTCAGCGTTACAACATGTTCCCGACCATTCCGGTCAACGGTAACGCCGCGCCGGGCATCAGCTCGGGCGATGCGCTGACGGCGATGGAAGAAATCGCCGCCAAAACCCTGCCCAACGGTGCCGGTTTTGAATGGACCGAACTTGCGCTCCAGCAAAAGCTGACCGGCAACAAGGCCGTCTGGATTTTCGCGCTTTCCGTGCTCTTCGTCTTCCTCGTGCTTTCCGCGCAATATGAAAGCTGGAGCCTGCCGCTGGCCATCATCCTGATCGTCCCCATGTCGGTGATGTGCGCCATGTTCGGCGTCTGGTTCAGGGGGATGGACAATAACATCCTGACGCAGATCGGCCTGGTCGTGCTTGTCGGTCTGGCGGCGAAAAACGCCATCCTGATCGTGGAATTCGCCAAGCAGCTGGAAGAACATGGGCGCGACCGCATCGAGGCCGTGATCGAGGCTTGCCATTTGCGCCTTCGCCCCATCGTCATGACGTCATTTGCCTTCGTGCTCGGCGTGGTGCCGCTGGCGATTGCCACCGGCCCCGGCTCGGAGATGCGTCAGGCCATGGGCACGGCCGTGTTCTTCGGCATGCTGGGCGTGACCTTCTTCGGCCTGGTGCTCACCCCGGTCTTTTACGTGGTCATCCGCAACCTGGCGGATCGCTTTAACCATCGCAGGCTGCCGACACATCCGGTCAATCATGGCTAAGGCGCCGGGCAAATCTTTACTTTTGCGGTCCGTAATGTTACAGGGCGCAACGTTCAAAGGGCAGCGCGCATGAAACTCCTCTCCGGCAACAGCAATCATCCCCTGGCGGAAGCCGTCGCCAAAAATCTGGGCATGGAACTCACCAAGGCCAATGTTCGCCGCTTCGCGGACATGGAAGTGTTCGTCGAAGTGCTGGAGAATGTGCGTGGTGAAGACGTGTTCCTGCTGCAATCCACCAATTACCCCGCCAATGACAACCTCATGGAAATGCTGATCTGCATGGATGCGCTCAAGCGCGCCTCCGCGCGTCGCATCACGGCGGTGATTCCCTATTTCGGCTATGCCAGGCAGGACCGTAAACCCGGCCCGCGCACGCCCAGCTCCGCCAAGCTGGTGGCCGATCTCATCGCCACCGCCGGCGCCAACCGCGTGCTGGCGCTGGACCTGCATGCAGGCCAGATCCAGGGCTTCTTCAACATCCCGGTGGATCACCTTTACTCCGCGCCCGTGCTGGCGGCGGACATTGCCAAAAACTATAAGGAAAAAAGCCCGGTCATCGTCTCCCCCGACGTGGGCGGCGTAGTGCGCGCCCGCGCGCTGGCCAAACGCCTGGAGGCCGACCTCGCCATCGTGGACAAACGCCGCGAACGCGCTGGCGTGTCCGAGGTCATGAACATCATCGGGGAAGTCACCGGCCGTCACTGCATCCTGGTGGATGACATTGTGGATTCCGCCGGCACGCTCTGCAACGCCGCCCAGGCCATCATGGACAAGGGCGCGGAATCCGTCACCGCCTACATCACCCATGGCGTGCTTTCCGGCGGCGCGGTGGCCCGCGTGGGCAACTCCGCCCTGAAAGAGCTGGTCATCACCGACAGCATCCAGCCGACGGAAGAAGTGAAGAACGCCCGCAACATCCGCGTCGTCTCCATGGCCCCCCTGCTGGGCGAAGCCATCAAACGCATCAGCGAAGAGCGCTCGGTTTCAAGCCTGTTCGACTAAATCACCTCCTCATTCCAGCCACACCGTCATTCCAGCGAAAGCTGGAATCCAGCCTACCGTGCAATGCGCGCGAACAGAAGGAGTGATACATCCATGGATTCCAGCTTTCGCTGGAATGACGACGGAGGGGGGAGAACTTAAGCCGCCAGCTTCACCAGCCAGTGCTGCTTTTTGCCCTTGGAAAGCTTCACCTCACCCGTCTGCATATAACGGCTCAGAATATCGCTCGTCGTCGTCTGCGGGTTATCCACCAGCTCGTCATTGAACTTGATGCACTTGTTCTTTTCGATATCACGACGTGCCTCACCCACGCTGGCCGCCACTTCCAGCGCCGCCAGCAGATGCGCCACGGTCGGCTGCGCCAGCAACTCATCGCGGCTGATGGTCTTGGTCGGCATGTCGGCGCTCGCGCCGCCTTTCTCGAACAGCTCCGCCGCCGTGGCCTGCGCCTTCTCAGCGGCATCCCTGCCGTGACAAAGCGCCGTCACCGCCGTGGCAAGCTGCTTCTTCGCCTCGTTGATAGCCGCACCATCAGCGCGCTCCAACACCGCAATCTCCTGCTCACCCATATCTGTGAAATAACGCAGGAAGCGCCCCACATCGGCATCCTCCGCATTGCGCCAGTACTGCCAGTAATCGTATGGCGAGAGCATATCGGCATTCATCCACACGGCACCGGCGGCCGTCTTGCCCATTTTCGCACCGCTGGAGGTGGTTAGCAGCGGGGTGGTGAAGCCAAAGAGTGGCTCTCTAAACAAAGTCGGATTACTAGGAGTATCGCTCGGTAGCTTACGCTGAAGCTCAACCCCATTGATGATATTCCCCCACTGGTCCGACCCGCCAAACTGCACCCGGCAACTGAAACGCTTGTTCAGCTCCACAAAATCATACGCCTGCAGAATCATGTAATTGAACTCAAGAAAGCTCAGATGCTGCTCACGCTCGATCCGCAGCTTCACGCTATCCATGCTCAGCATGCGGTTGACGGAAAAATGCCGCCCATAATCGCGCAAAAATTCGATGTAATTCAGCTTATCCAGCCAGTCGGCATTATTCACCATCACCGCATCGCTGGCGCCATCACCAAAACTCAAAAACTGGCTAAATACCTTCTTGATGCCCGCCATGTTGGCGGCAATGCCCGCATCGTCCAGCAGCTTGCGGCTTTCATCCTTGCCGGAGGGGTCGCCCACTTTCGTCGTGCCGCCGCCCATCAGCACCACGGGCTTGTGGCCGTGCTTCTGCCACAGGCGCAGCAGCATGATCTGCATCAGGCTGCCCACATGCAGAGAAGGCGCCGTGCAGTCAAACCCGATATAGGCCGCCACCGGCTGTTTCTTCTGCTCCGCCTCGTGCAGCAGCGCATCCAGCCCTTTCAGGTCGGTACACTGATGCAAAAAACCGCGTTGAACGGCTTCCCGGATAAATCCGGATTTTGCTTGGTATTGAGCAGTAGTCATGGCATTTTCCATTGAAATTCACCTGCACTCTTATGAGAAAAACAGCGTCATGACAACCTCGCAGCCTGCCCAGCACTCCCCATGTTGGTACCTCGGCTTGATGAGCGGAACCTCCATGGACGGCGTCGATGCCGCCCTGCTCAAAACCGATGGGCGCTCCATTCAGTCCTACGGCCCGGCCATGACCCTGCCTTACCCGCCGCAATTCCGCACCCGCCTGGCCCAGAGCATGCAGGATTTCGCGCTGGTACCGGAAGTGGAAGATCGCCTGACGCGCTTCCATGCCGAAGCTGTCAAACAGCTGCTGGCCCAGGCGAACATGAAACCGGAAGACGTCACCGCCATCGGCTTTCACGGCCAGACCATCGCCCACAAGCCGCAGCAGGGCATCACCTGGCAAATTGGTAACGGCGCCTTGCTTTCCAACCTCACCGGCATCAACGTGGTCAACGACTTCCGTCGCAACGACGTGGCCCTCGGCGGCCAGGGCGCGCCCCTGGTGCCCGTCTTCCACCTCGCCGTGGCCAGCCAGCTGGAATGCCCCGCCGTGCTGGTTAATATCGGCGGCATCGCCAACATCACCTATGTGGGCGACGGTCAAAGCCCCGAAAAGCTCTGGGGTTTCGATACCGGCCCCGGCAACCGCCTCATCGACCGCTGGGTGGAGGAAAAAAGCGGCCTCGCCTACGACGCAGGCGGTGACCTGGCCATGAAAGGCACGGTGGACGAGATGGCCCTCGCCACCCTCATGCTGCACCCGGGCGTCAGCGCCCCGCCGCCCAAAAGCTTCGATACGGCGGATTTCGACCTATCCCCGGTCGCCCATCTTTCCGTGGAAGACGGCGCGGCCACATTGGCCGCCTTCACGGCGGATGCCATCGCGCGCCATGCGGAATATTTCAGTCCCTCCCCGCGCCAATGGCTGCTGTGCGGCGGCGGCAGGCTTAACCGCGCCATCCTGGAGCGGCTGAAAGGCCAGCTACAATCAGTAAAAACGGTGGATGAACTCGGGCTGGATGGCGATGCGCTGGAGGCCTATGCCTTTGCCTACCTCGCCGCACGCTCGCAACAAGGCCTGCCCATCACCTTCCCCAACACCACCGGCGTTAGCCGCGCGGCAACTGGCGGCGCTTTCTATCGGGCCGGGCACGGCGGTTGAGGATGAAATCCTCCATCCGCGTGGCCACATACTGATCCATGTTGGTGGAAAGCTCGTCCATGTGGTTGCGGTAATAATGGTCCGCCCCGTGCACCACGCGGTAATCGATTTTGCCGCCACGCTGGCTGGCCAGCTTGCCCGCCATGCGGGACACGGCCTCCTCATTCACCACATCATCCTTATCGCCCTGAATGATCAGGCCGGATGACGGGCACGGCGAAAGGAACGAGAAATCATACATATTGGCAGGAGGGGACACGCACAGGAACCCTTCCAGCTCCGGCCGGCGCATCAGCAGCTGCATGGCGATCCACGAACCAAAGGAGAAACCGCCCACCCAGCAGGTGGAGGCATCCGGGTTCATGGCCTGCAGCCAGTCCAGCGCGGTGGCGGCATCGGTCAGCTCGCCATTGCCGTCGTCAAACTTGCCCTGGCTGCGGCCCACGCCGCGAAAATTGAAGCGCAGCACCGCAAAGCCCTGCTTGGCGAAGGTGCTGTAAATGGAATAGGTCACCTTGTTGTTCATGGTGCCGCCATAAAGCGGGTGCGGATGCAGCACCACGGCAATCGGAGCGTTCTTTTTTTCTGCCGGCTGATAGCGCCCTTCGATGCGTCCTTCAGGGCCGGCAAAGATAACCTCAGGCATGGAACCTCCACGATAAAGCCCCACATGATTATTGCTGCATGGAGGGCCGGTTTGGGATAGTAAACCGCTTGTTGGCTGAAATTTTCAGAGATGGGGCTTCTACCCGAAACCCTATAGAATTGCAAGGTTTAGAATAGCTATGCTCAAAAGGCTGAAACAGGACATCGACACCTACATGGCGCGCGACCCGGCCGCCCATTCCCGGCTTGAGGTCCTGCTATGCGCACCCGGCCTGCATGCCGTCATGTGGTACCGCGTGGCCCACCGGCTGCACCGCATGGGGCTGAAGCTGCTGGCGCGCGTCATGTCCCAGTTCGCCCGCTTCATGACCGGGGTGGAGATCCACCCCGCCGCCCGCATCGGCCAGCGTTTTTTCATCGATCACGGCATGGGCGTCGTCATTGGCGAAACCGCCAGTATCGGCGACGATGTCTCCATTTACCATGGCGTGACCCTGGGCGGGGTTTCTCCCATTTCCTCCCAGAAAGGCTCCATCCGCCACCCGCAGGTGGGCGATGGTGTCATCATCGGCTCCGGCGCGCAATTGCTCGGCCCTATCGAGGTGGGGGATTATGTGCGCGTGGGTTCCAACGCCGTGGTGGTCAGCAACGTGGAACCCTGCAGCACGGTCGTCGGCGTTCCCGCCCGCCCGGTGCGCTCACGGAAAAGGAAGAGAGCCACGAATTCCAGGCCTATGCCGTCTCCGGCAAGGTGGAAGACCCGATGATGGCCAAGCTCGAAGCCCTGATGCACGAGGTTGAATCCCTGAAAGAGCAGGTGCGCAACCTTGAACCCACCACCGAGGACCTTGAAGACATGGCCGAAAGCTGGGAAACCGGCCGCAAGAAGAAGTGACATGCTGTATCTGGATTACAACGCCACCGCGCCACTGCGCCCGGAAGTGATCGACGCCATGCAGCCCTGGCTGGCCGGGCCGCATAACCCTTCCTCCATCCACGCTGCGGGCCGTAAAGCCCGCATGGCGGTGGAACGCGCGCGGGAAAGCATCGCCAGCGCCATCGGAGCGGACCCGGCCAATCTCATCTTCACCGCCAGCGGGTCGGAAGCCAACAACCATGCCCTGCACGCCGCCAAACCCACCGCCCTTTTCGTCAGCGCCATCGAGCATGCCTCCATCCTCACCCCGGCAAAGGAATCCGGACTGCCGCACCACCTCATCCCGGTGGATGCGAATGGCCTGGTCAGGCCGGATGCGCTGGATGCGCTGCTGACAGAAAACCCTTCCGCCAAGCCGCTGGTTTCCGTGATGTTCGCCAACAACGAAACGGGCGTTATCCAGCCGCTCGAAGCCGTCATCGCCATCGCCCGCAAACACCATGCCATCATGCATGTGGATGCCGCCCAGGCGCTTGGCCGGGTACCGCTCAATATCGGCGAACTGGGGGCCGATCTCGTCACCCTTTCCGCACACAAGATGGGCGGCCCCGTGGGCGCGGCGGCGCTGGTTCAGGGCAGCTGCTTCGGCATCGAACCTTTCATC from bacterium includes:
- a CDS encoding tyrosine--tRNA ligase — protein: MTTAQYQAKSGFIREAVQRGFLHQCTDLKGLDALLHEAEQKKQPVAAYIGFDCTAPSLHVGSLMQIMLLRLWQKHGHKPVVLMGGGTTKVGDPSGKDESRKLLDDAGIAANMAGIKKVFSQFLSFGDGASDAVMVNNADWLDKLNYIEFLRDYGRHFSVNRMLSMDSVKLRIEREQHLSFLEFNYMILQAYDFVELNKRFSCRVQFGGSDQWGNIINGVELQRKLPSDTPSNPTLFREPLFGFTTPLLTTSSGAKMGKTAAGAVWMNADMLSPYDYWQYWRNAEDADVGRFLRYFTDMGEQEIAVLERADGAAINEAKKQLATAVTALCHGRDAAEKAQATAAELFEKGGASADMPTKTISRDELLAQPTVAHLLAALEVAASVGEARRDIEKNKCIKFNDELVDNPQTTTSDILSRYMQTGEVKLSKGKKQHWLVKLAA
- the prs gene encoding ribose-phosphate diphosphokinase — translated: MKLLSGNSNHPLAEAVAKNLGMELTKANVRRFADMEVFVEVLENVRGEDVFLLQSTNYPANDNLMEMLICMDALKRASARRITAVIPYFGYARQDRKPGPRTPSSAKLVADLIATAGANRVLALDLHAGQIQGFFNIPVDHLYSAPVLAADIAKNYKEKSPVIVSPDVGGVVRARALAKRLEADLAIVDKRRERAGVSEVMNIIGEVTGRHCILVDDIVDSAGTLCNAAQAIMDKGAESVTAYITHGVLSGGAVARVGNSALKELVITDSIQPTEEVKNARNIRVVSMAPLLGEAIKRISEERSVSSLFD
- a CDS encoding alpha/beta fold hydrolase, yielding MPEVIFAGPEGRIEGRYQPAEKKNAPIAVVLHPHPLYGGTMNNKVTYSIYSTFAKQGFAVLRFNFRGVGRSQGKFDDGNGELTDAATALDWLQAMNPDASTCWVGGFSFGSWIAMQLLMRRPELEGFLCVSPPANMYDFSFLSPCPSSGLIIQGDKDDVVNEEAVSRMAGKLASQRGGKIDYRVVHGADHYYRNHMDELSTNMDQYVATRMEDFILNRRARPDRKRRQLPRG
- a CDS encoding multidrug efflux RND transporter permease subunit, encoding MKLGHFFIDRPIFASVISIVITVVGLIAYFLLPVAQYPEVVPPTIVVRAVYPGANSQTIAATVATPLEQEINGVEDMLYMSSQSTSDGTMGLTITFKLGTDLDKAQVLVQNRVNTALPRLPEEVRRLGVVTQKSSPDLMMVVHLRSPDESLDQLYISNYALLRVKDRLARLDGIGNIMLFGAREYSLRVWLDPDKLATYGLSPGDVVGSLREQNSQVSSGTLGQPPSMGKNAFQFVVSTQGRFENTEQFENVIIKTGEDGQITRLKDVARVELGAKEYGTNSYLDNKPAVAIAIFQRPGSNALATADSVIKAMEGMKKDFPKGLEYTIVYNPTEFISESIKAVVHTIFEAAILVVIVVLVFLQSWRTSIIPILAIPVSLIGTFAVMAAFGFSLNMLTLFGLVLAIGIVVDDAIVVVENIERHIHDGMSPREAAHRTMDEVGKAVIAIALVLSAVFIPTAFVPGVSGQFYKQFALTIAVATLISAFNSITLSPALGAMLLKPKSGEAHAPTSNPIKLLLARFAGKFNERFDKASHAYSGLVATVTRRTGMVLAVYAGLLLVTGWITNHVPTGFIPMLDQGYAIVVLQLPDGASLSRTDAVVKEASKIINETPGVDHAVAFAGFSGATFTNASNAAAIFAKLSSFEDRVKNHQNAMSVIGALQGRLMGIKDAFIIVVPPPPVRGLGTAGGFKMQVQDQAGIGLARLQEATNAVIGAAHQDPRTAAVYTTFSSSTPQVYLDIDRTKAQMLDVPIGNIFETLQVYLGSSYVNDFNIFGRVYQVTAQADQNFRVQPEDIGRLKTRNTKGELVPLGTLVNVRSITGPDLVQRYNMFPTIPVNGNAAPGISSGDALTAMEEIAAKTLPNGAGFEWTELALQQKLTGNKAVWIFALSVLFVFLVLSAQYESWSLPLAIILIVPMSVMCAMFGVWFRGMDNNILTQIGLVVLVGLAAKNAILIVEFAKQLEEHGRDRIEAVIEACHLRLRPIVMTSFAFVLGVVPLAIATGPGSEMRQAMGTAVFFGMLGVTFFGLVLTPVFYVVIRNLADRFNHRRLPTHPVNHG
- a CDS encoding anhydro-N-acetylmuramic acid kinase, producing the protein MTTSQPAQHSPCWYLGLMSGTSMDGVDAALLKTDGRSIQSYGPAMTLPYPPQFRTRLAQSMQDFALVPEVEDRLTRFHAEAVKQLLAQANMKPEDVTAIGFHGQTIAHKPQQGITWQIGNGALLSNLTGINVVNDFRRNDVALGGQGAPLVPVFHLAVASQLECPAVLVNIGGIANITYVGDGQSPEKLWGFDTGPGNRLIDRWVEEKSGLAYDAGGDLAMKGTVDEMALATLMLHPGVSAPPPKSFDTADFDLSPVAHLSVEDGAATLAAFTADAIARHAEYFSPSPRQWLLCGGGRLNRAILERLKGQLQSVKTVDELGLDGDALEAYAFAYLAARSQQGLPITFPNTTGVSRAATGGAFYRAGHGG
- the cysE gene encoding serine O-acetyltransferase; this encodes MLKRLKQDIDTYMARDPAAHSRLEVLLCAPGLHAVMWYRVAHRLHRMGLKLLARVMSQFARFMTGVEIHPAARIGQRFFIDHGMGVVIGETASIGDDVSIYHGVTLGGVSPISSQKGSIRHPQVGDGVIIGSGAQLLGPIEVGDYVRVGSNAVVVSNVEPCSTVVGVPARPVRSRKRKRATNSRPMPSPARWKTR
- a CDS encoding aminotransferase class V-fold PLP-dependent enzyme, coding for MLYLDYNATAPLRPEVIDAMQPWLAGPHNPSSIHAAGRKARMAVERARESIASAIGADPANLIFTASGSEANNHALHAAKPTALFVSAIEHASILTPAKESGLPHHLIPVDANGLVRPDALDALLTENPSAKPLVSVMFANNETGVIQPLEAVIAIARKHHAIMHVDAAQALGRVPLNIGELGADLVTLSAHKMGGPVGAAALVQGSCFGIEPFIFGGGQEKNRRAGTENLPAIVGFAKAVECIDLAFMEKLAIWRDAMEAAILAVAPGAAIFGKNAPRLPTTSNLSMPRGKDGFVASHTQLMAFDLAGIAVSSGSACTSGKVGNSHVLEAMGISKDEADSAIRISGGWGSTEADFAKAAECWLKQHKQSANMKGAA